A stretch of DNA from Alteromonas gilva:
TTATTTTGCTGCTGCAGGTTCCCGTGGTCACTGAGCACTACTTACAGCATCTGAATGGCTTTGTGGATGCAACCAATAGTGAGGTCCGTCATTATCAGACATTGGCTGACGATTATGGCTACGCCAGCACCGACAAAATGATTGAGACGTTACTGCGCAATACCGACCCACTGATAAGGGACGACGCCGCTCACAAGCAACAGGTTATAGAAGCACACGAAACTGCTATGCAGGCACTGGCGGTGCTGCGCCAAAGTAATTATTTTGAACAAGCGTGGTTTTTTGCTCAACCCGGCCAGTACGATCGTCTCGGCAAAGTTCTTACGCTGTACCAGCCATCGCTACCATTGCATCTGGATGCGGTGGGATCAGCCCTTATTACGACCGTTATTATCTACCTGATGCTTGCATTGCCAATCACACTGCGGCGGCGCAAACAACGCCACCTTTATCGTCCGCTTGGCTAATGTGGCAGGTTTCACCCAGTGTATAGGTATCAAAATTGCTACCTATACATCAGGGTTTACACCTTATTAACAGCCAAAGTCGTTTATTATTTGCTCAGTCTCGCGAAATGCCCACTTTTATCGGGCCAGGCGATTAAAGTGAGGAAATACCATGACTGACACACCTAAAAACCAGACACTGATCACCGGTCAATTGCTGCAGATCCGTGACAAGCTGATGGCGAAACGCCATTTGATCCCCGCGACCTACCAGGCGCAATGGCAACAAATCGAAGCCCAAACGGCCATGTTCGATGCAGCCAGCCAGGGCCGGTTTAATCACCAGGACAGCGCCTCAATGGTCAAAAAGTCTGCCTTTCAGGGCAATATCGATGACCTTATGAAGCTGGTAGACGCTATGCGTAACTTAGACC
This window harbors:
- a CDS encoding DUF2937 family protein, which produces MIIIRLVDKVLFAGLFILLLQVPVVTEHYLQHLNGFVDATNSEVRHYQTLADDYGYASTDKMIETLLRNTDPLIRDDAAHKQQVIEAHETAMQALAVLRQSNYFEQAWFFAQPGQYDRLGKVLTLYQPSLPLHLDAVGSALITTVIIYLMLALPITLRRRKQRHLYRPLG